CCGCCGGTGAGTCCGAGATGATGACGACGATGATTCGGAGTGCGAAGAGAGCATGTAGGGAGTGGTACGAAGCGTAATAATGCGGAAATCTGAGGGCGGTTTTTGGAAAgggaattagggtttttttttttttggttcgaGCTGAGAGTTTCGAAAGCCCTAGACTTAGAGAAGAGAGGAAATATGAATTATCAggttgaaaaagaaagaattgtaAGAAGCAAATGGCGGGGAAagtatgtgattttttttttttttgggggggtaaaaaaattttgggattttgttttctattttttgggtgaaaatgGGATTTGTGGATTTTTATAGGTGTGGAAAATTGAgagttaattaattgaattacGAATTTACCCTTGGATGACTGACTGAGTCTTCTTTAGTTGTTGGTAGCTAGTTAGTTAAAGCTTCGGAAGCTTGCTCAGGAAGAAGAGTCACTGGAGAGTGAAGAGCCTTCATTTTCTGCGGAAGGAATTTAACGGAGCGTTAAATGTGAAGTTACGAAGGTACCCCTGAGGGCTGCCTGACTGCTTCGCTTACGGGTGCTTCTTTAAGTGTGCCCATTTTGGGAATTTTAGCGGAATAACTTTCTGCCGAAGGCATTTTCTGCTCCCTGAATTCGGGTCAAGTACAAGGAAGAATGAGTACACAGTTTAATTTGCAGAATGATGAAACATTTATGAGattatttatgtatattatttaattataaatagttaagttaataaaaaaaatctagtatgacaaaaaaataaactaagagCCTTTTCTCAACAAagaaaatggtatttttttcctaacaaaaaaaaatccctcacTTGGTTAGTGTAATTGGTTGAGAAGAAATAATTGATTTATACGAAAGTAAATGCGGTCAATCACGGTTTgtcacataaataaaataatactaccTAAAATGGTTAATTGATATGATACAATttcaagaatttcttttttgtatttttttcgtttttatcaatattttattaattaattgaaaatgaaaGGTGCATGAAATGTCTAAACATGATGGAAATTAGGTGTGGCAGAGCAAGATTCAATCATGGAAACCCCATGTATTGGATAATGGAGCCAGATAGAGCGAAGGTGTTTTGCAATTGCAAATACTAATAAGACGTAAGAACTAGTCGTTAACCCGTGCGACGCATGGAAAAAATATTGCATTTGAAGAAGTAAagccttttccttttttattgtACATTAGGATATTAATCTCAAAATTTCCTATCCTTGATATGAAACATTAAATtacataatgaaaaaaaaaacttaaattaaaattaaaattaagattcCAATTCTTAACATCCTCAATTGTCCAATGAATGTAtgaaacacaaatttaaaaaacttcaaCACTAACAAGGTAAGAACTAGTCGTTAACCCGTGCGACGCATGGAAAAAATATTGCATTTGAAGAAGTAAagccttttccttttttattgtacattaggatattaatctcaaaattttctatccttgatatgaaacattaaattgcataatgaaaaaaaaaaaaacttaaattaaaattaaaattaagatttcAATTCTTAACATCCTCAATTGTCCAATAAATGTATGaaacacaaatttaaagaactGCTTAAgcaatatttcaaataaattaaaagacaaCTTTAAAATATTCTTTGTATCTTTTTCCTTTGTTGTTTTGTAGTAGTCATTGAATAACtccttttgttttccttgattACAGATGTTGGTGTGAGTTGTACATTGTTTTCAACGTcaatttttgaaactttgtaGAATCACCACATAGGTAATACCTCCCTTCATACCAAATACAATTGAGAGTTGCCACTAAATTTGTGAGCTAAAGTAAAAACTTCAATCCAACACAAAGAGGAGAGTCCTAGTAGTCTaataattattgattttgaaTATGAAGGAAACAATGTCAAAAGGAATTCAAATTGAGACCATCCAAGGCAATAAATGTATTCAATATGTTCTACCTATTCACTgagaaatttaaacaaatacAAAGATAACCTGTACGGGCACCACCCTCCTTCAAGCCCACTCACCCAGAGGCCCACGAATGTAATAACACGTGTGAGAATCTAACACTGATCACACGTGGAAGCACTCACGGCATGGCCGGCGAGGGTGGAGTATCACTCGGCAGCACTTAGGGGGTACCACCGCCAAGCACAGAACCTCCTGGCGGAGCAGGTTCCAACACTACTATCCTCTTATCCCATACATCACCAAACGTCCACTTAAGTGAAATGGTATTGGACCTTCACTCTGTTGCCTAGGGAATACCCCTGTCGAGCATCAGTTCCAGCGGTGAAgttagttccaatgccactgccTCCCTCTCCCACTCACAGTTAAAGACTCCACTAAGGAGATACATTATTAGACCTTTCCATCCACCCACCAGGATAATGATCATGACTATTCCACTaactttggctataaataggcaagaAAGCTTCAATAGAGGGGGCTGGCAAATCCGGAGAAGGGGGATTAGAGCAAGAGATCATCCTGGAAGAAGGTGGATAGAAATTAGGGTAACAAGGGAAATTGGGATACTGTGTTCGCTGAGCATAGCCTCACCCgttgtaggaaatccaaaagcccaccatacaaataaattgtgagcccaaatacctCTCAGGCCTAATAACCACATCTGGGTACGCACAtaaccaataaaaagttatttttaaaaacaacgCAGAAAGTTATTATAAACAATGTAGATTTAATTGAATAGTGCAGTATAGTGTAGATTTTTATGAAACAGTGCACTGTAGATTTTATGAAACAGTGTAGGGCAGATTTTGGTTGTAAAAAAAAGAGCAGATTTTAGATGTGTAACAATGCAAATTTTATGTAGAAAAATACcgttttgaagaagaaatatttttaacaaattggaTCCATATACCAAAGGCGTAAATAcatttttggtccctacattttggggtcatttctattttggtccctacattttcatttcatcacttttagtccctaaattaattaacgcgttccattttggtctttACCATTACTCACTTAACAGAAATTGCAGATGTGGCAAGCGGTGTCCACTgttggcacattaaatgctgacgtagtcaataaaatactattaaaaatgccacattagcttataaattaaaaaaaaattatttatttattttaactaaataaaaaaattaaaaagaaattgtttaaaaaagaaattaaattaattaaatttaaaaaaattctttacattATGTTCTTCCTAGTCATCGTGAGTTAtttctcaaaatcaagaacatgatAACATGaaacacccaaaatcaaaaggCACAAAAATCCAACACACCCACAAAAAACCAAATTCTCTATCACCaatccaaaccaaaaccaatccattacaaaacccaccaccacagcGCCTCcgcaaagaggaagagagaagggAAAttgcaaacccaccaccacggCGCCGGATTTGAGCAGAGGAGATTGAAATGTCACCGGACGTCGTCAGATCTGAGCGGAGGAGAGTGATCGAAACACACACCCATAACAATGGTGGTGACAAACATGAAATCAGAGACAATGGCTCTGATGCACGAGGAGCGCCTTGGAGGCCGAGATGAACGCCATCATCGACCAAAATTGTATATTGTTTTTCTTGGCACCCAAACACTTATTTAGGGTTTCTTTCTTGATTAATCTAttaaagatttgatttttgtaataatgtgaaaaaaaaaaaaaaaaaaacccagatagGGTGCGTGTTGATTGGATCTCTGGGAGCATTGTACAATGGGGTTTTGCTGATAAATCTGGGGATAGCATTGTTCGCTTTGGTGGCCATTGAGAGTAGCAATCAAAAACTTGGGCGTACCTATGCTGTTCTTCTCTTCTGTGCTCTCCTTCTCAATGTTTTTTGGTTCATCCTCTTCACTCACGATATTTGgtctctcctttctttttcttttttttttcttacccatttttcattttctactgcattgcaattttcatttttgtttatgtatATATTGTCCATGCACTGACTGGGAAGAACataatgtaaatatttttttttaatttaatttcttttttaaacaatttgtttttaattttttatttagttaaaataaataaataatttttttcaatttataagctgaagtggcatttttaatattattttattggccacgtcagcatttaatgtgccaGCAGTAGACGTCGTTTGCCACATTAGCAATTTTTGTTAAGTGAGTaacggtaaggaccaaaatgaaacgcgttaattgatttagggactaaaagtagtgaaatgaaaatgtagggactaaaatagaaatgaccttaaaatgtagggaccaaaagtgcatttacgcctatacCAAATTTTATTCACTGAAAAATTTAAATAGACCATAGAGAACAAACACAAAGATTTCTAAGACAAAACCTTCAAACTCATATTGTTCATTTTATAGAACTTGGCATAATGATAAAGAATTCTTGCCATAGATTCATAGAGTGGGCGCATAGCACATAGctaacattattatttttttgctagcTAACTTTGCATAACTTTATTATTGTTCTACTATAATTAAAAGACTTCTTATTTAACCATACAAACATTAAAAAGACTTCTTACTAATGCAGGTCACTCACTTCTTTGTAATTAACAGATCTAttaaaatctatataaaaaagagaCCTACTAGACAATGCATAGTGTGACATAAGTAAATGCATTTCTAATAGCTctcttttttattctaaaaaaagtttttcatagTACACGAATTTGGCCTCTTGGAATGATGAAACTTCTagtaggtttttatttttttttttttttttaatattctagAATATATAGACTAAgaacatttcttttttattcaatagttGAAATGAGGAATTTGAACACtagcgaaaatgggcaaatgcccatttcacaaaaaaaaagggcaaatgccccatttctcaaactaattagggaaataaCCGTcttttgaaattcgattttctcaaaatcgagtatcaaaaaaaaatattctagagccctatagcgacgttttaaggagcatatagtgacgttttaagaatctatagcggcgttttgtaactcgacctCCATGAAATCAagttacatgcaagtttttctttttcttttttaacctataactcgacttcatggagttcgagttacaaaacgcatATATAGGtttttaaaaacgtcactataggctccttaaaacgtcgctatagggcttaactcgattttgagaaaatcgagtttcaaaagatgagcattttcctaattagtttggaaaatggggcaacatgcttttttttttttttgcgaaaagggcaaaagcccattttggcctttGAACACTATATGTCTTTGTTAGAAACATATATAGATGTCaactatttgatctataagacTATAAACTGGaccaaatataattaaattaattaagacaatTTAGGGtagaaaagaggaagaaggaaTAACAGATGGAAAATATTATACATGATTTCATCAAAGTTGATCTCTtaaagtagaagaaaaaataaattacagaACAACTTTAAAGTTTTACAAATTCATGAGGTAGAGGGAGAATTTGTGTCatgataaaataaagaaatacgaatgaaaaagacaacaaaaaccaaaacaataatTACCTTACTATAATTATTAGTTAGAATATACGAAGATGATTGCAAAGTGAAAGTGTTTATTTAGACCTATAATACACCAAATGGGTCGTGAGCGGAGCGATGTGGGTCATAGAGCAGAAAATTATTTACATCTATCATGCTAGTTCTTCAAAGAATATTCGTATTTATATGATTGCTTCTTAATTTGAATCGCTTCTTATTTGGGGGCGGAAAATGGCTTATTAAGAAGAGATGGCCTTCATTCTGCAAGTTATATTAGACATTCATTATATCAAGCTTTCTCTAGAATGTAAGTGAATGTCAAATGAGATGCGAATCTTGATGTATAaacaaaacttgattttttttttattaactcaGTATTACAATGGGGAAGAAGGAGTTGAATCATCAATCATAGATATTTTCATtcgaaaaatacaaaaagtaccAACTAATTGAGTTACATTAGTTGGTTAGACACTCAAATATATAGGAGTAAATTAtgtcaaaatgaaaaatattacgGAAAGCATAAAGAGAAAGTCTCTTAATATATTCCAAAATTGCATACTATTGGGTTTGGACGACATTGCCAAGTACCCAGTACAAGCTTATTTTCTAGGAAAAAACATAAAGATGTACTAGCGATAGAAATCAACTAGTAATAGTAAACTACAGAATGTTAGTGactttctaaaaattaaaccttCCCTGAAAATTTTGGCCATATTGCCAATTACGAGGTACAACATTATCGAATTGTAGCATCTTCCCATCACTAGTGGTCACTTGGAATGACAAGGTTAGACCAATTAATTTTGTGTCGGTCTGCCAATTTTGACCCCAATTGCGAGTCATTTGAATCCAATTGGTATTAGGGCCTTTAATTTTGACATTAGAAATATCACCAGCACCTCCAACATTGTACACCAATACAAGCAACCAATTTAGATTTCCCTTCAACTCAAACCTAACTCCTCCTTGCTTAATGCATGGGACGCGGCGATACTTAACAGGGATGACCCCAGCTTtatattgtgcaatttttgTGAACATAGGCATGGACAAGTCAAAGTGTCTTTGTGGGGGATTGCACCAAAGGTCTTGAGTCTTACTATAGTTAGCAGGGCAGAAATTGGTAGCAGTGATTTTGATAGTGCCAGCATTTTTTATGCACCATTGTGGATCATTGACACACTGGAGCTCAAAACAAGCGCCACAAGTGAGTCCGTTGTTGAAGAGTGCAGAGCTTAGGGCTGCTGTACTAAGGCCGTATCCTTGATCAAAAAGATTACCATACCCACAAGCTCCCTCTGTCGCATATTTTTTCAAGTTAGAAATCATAATTTTGACAAGTAATACTCATAACTCatcaatattgaaaattttgaactttttgaaACAATATTGAAGATATAGAGATTAAAAtgaaacacttgaaattattaaaataaatatcgAATGTTGATGACAAAATCtgcaacttatcaaaaaaaaaattaacatgacttTATTTATAATGTGAAGAACAATTAAGAAGAGTTAGTATGCCGTAGTAAAAGAAACTAGAAGGCTATGACTTTGTCACATGCaacacacaaaataaataataaaattgtacgctatcattaattaaaaacttagaaCTACAACTACAGTCTATCATTTCTCCAACACTAgctatgaaaatataattatacttACGCATGGTTTCGCTACCAGTCATGTCACCATAGAATGTTGCATGTGCATCGTACCAATTATTATCTATTTCCCCATCAATGGCGATTCTCTTGCTCATGGTTATCACAAAAAGAGTCATGAATATTATGCATGAAAACAAGCTTTGAGACCTGGCCATGACTATATGAAAGAGTTAGAGACAGAgagataaaatattgagaaagaGAGACTACTGCATCCTTAAGATAGGTCAAGAAGATGGTAATTATAGGTGGAAAAGGGAAACAATTAAGGTAAAATAATATGACTTTGATTCTGATAGTAATTCAACTGCAAGAATGGTGGGAATTAATAGTACGGACTTTATatgactgaaaaaaaaattagctagaGGGATAATTTTTAATAACCATGAAATTAATCAGGCTAGCTAGAAAAGATCGAGCCGCAAATGGTAAAGAAGTAAAGGtggaaatgaaaagaaaaaaaaaaggagaatttCCATTACAGCACACAAATTTGGCAAATATATAGAGGAGAAGGCTGTTTAGTCTAATTTGcttatatattttcttcttttttggtaattattttgcttatatatctatatttataaatagataCATAACATATAAAAGTCAAAGTTGAGAATAAGTTTGATTTTGAAACCCTAGAATTCCTTAACTTATGCCGAGTGGCATAGctaactttttgaaaaattctgaaatgcaataaaaataaaataaaaataaaaaactaaaactaaaacctttttttttagagagttttagtATACAGCACCCCTTCTGATGATATCtattatcatcagaccaagaatTAAAGGaggaaataaaatgaaaagaaaagaaaaggagaatttCCATTACACCACACAAATTTGACAAATACATACAGGAGAAGGCTGTGTAGTCTAATTTGCttatatatcttcttctttttttggtaattaattTGCTTATATatccatatttatatatagatacatATAACATATAAAAGTCAAAGTTGAGAATAAGTTTGATTTTGAAACCCTAGAATTCCTTAACTTATGCCGAGTGACATAGCTAACTTTCTAAAAATTGTGAAATGtacactctgtttgtttcaatgtaaaatattttcaagaaaatatttttcaattttacggtgtttgttttgcagtaaaatatttggtcaaaaataaaatattttcagttaaCTAATCAACCtaagcaaatttatgtaaaatattttatacttaaaattttggtaaaacattttacatttgctTACTCCCTCACACCCCGATACTCATCACCCTACAACACTCCAACAGTCACTTAAAGCTCAAACTCTCCAAGATcaaatttctctccaaaaacccAGCCACCTCTGGTCCCCTCTCTCACCAATCACTGGGTCCAAGGTTTGAGGCACCACCGGCCAACTGCAACTTCCGTCAGCGCCTCCCATCGTTGGATCTGTCTCCCTTCTCTCATACCCATCTCGCGTAGAAAAAGAAAGTCACGAGGAGGGCTTCTTGGTGGGGAGCTGTGATGCCAGTAGTGGTCAATGAAGCTTTCCGGCATGATCTGGATAGCTGCAATCAAAGGAAGGTGCTACGGTGGATAACGGTGACCAAGGAAGACTTCGTGGGTTTTGATTTGTCTGAAATGTAGATCGCAGTTCTGTTTCATGGGTAGATCAAAGGAAGGTGCTAAGGTGCTGCAGTCATGATCTACCATCAACGTTTGGAAGGTGCTACGGTGGCGAGCAAAGATGAAACGAAACTGTGATCtgaaacatcatttttatttcatgggttttttttggctttcttttGGGTGGTTATGGAGTTGTTTGGTCGAATTTGTGGCTTAATTCTCATATGTTGTGGATTGCTGGTGGTTTGTGCTTAGATTTGTGGTTTAATGGTCAAATTTTTTGGTGGTAGCTgtctttttcctctcttccaAATCTGGTTTTTGGAGTGGTTTAATGGTTTATGCTTTTTGGGGTGGCTGTTTGTGGTTTTTGCTCATTTGAGGTGGTTGTTGGCAGTTtgcattttcacacattttgtCATtccaaacacttaaaaatattttacatttgaaaatattttacatcgaaacaaacagagcggtaattaaaaaaaaaaactgaaactgaaactttttctttttaaagagttttaaaaTATAGCGTCCTTCTGATAATATCTAACACCTAAcgaaaaaacattatttttattaactaaaactaaaactaataaaattaattaattaacctcTATATACGACCTAAAGAGtttctcaataaaaaagaaatctacCGTTATAAGACTTCTTAGCTTCTTctccaaaaaaggaaaaaaaaaaaaagacttctcaaccaaaaaaatcattacTATATATAGGTCACACTTTTTTGCAATCAAAATATTTCTTATTAGATCATACATAcattaaaaatactttttatcgTGGTCACACTTCTTTCCAAATTGAATTAGATTTGTAATATGTATAATTGTATATTGCTTATCGCTATCAAGtgattcttaggtactcccggagcacggagaatggtgctccctcctctcacattcatggtagccccaccatgaatgtgagaggagggagcacaaTTTCACTACATTCCGgaactacctaagaattttccatcgctattgttatcatcatcatcatcatatatatatatatatatattgaaaatatagagattaaaatgaaacactttaaaatattaaaacaaatttaaataaatatcaaatgtTGATGACAGAATATgcaatttatcaaataaaaaaaatatgcaatttatCAAAGACAAAATTTACATGACTTTATCTATAATGTGAATAACAGTTAAGAAGAGTTCGTATTATGCGATAgtaaaagaaactaaaattctatGACCCTTTGTCACAAGCaacacacaaaataaatattataattgtaCGCTaccattaaaaacttaaaattatagCTAAATTCTATCATTCCTGCAACCCTAGCTATGACAATATATTTATACGTACTCATGCTTTCGCTACCAGTCATGTCACCATAGAACGTTGCACATGCACAGGGCCGGCCCTTAGACAAGTTAGGCAATTGTCTAAGGCCCCCAAGGGGAAGGGAggccccaaaatttttaaaaataaggggtagtaggaaaaaaaaaatagtatcagattaaaaaaaaatattagtatcagatttaaaccaaaaaaaaaaaaatagtatcagACAAACCAAAAATCCGGTATTGTTATCCTctggacaaaccaaaaatcatctAGATAAACTACTGTATGGGCGCCACCCTCCTTCAAGCCCACTTACTTAGAGGCCCATGAATATAATGACACATATAAGAACCTAACACTAATCACGTGTGAAAGCACTCACGGCATGGTCGGCGAGTGTGGAGTCTCGCATGGGATAACCTAGGGGTGCCATTACCGAGCAGAGAACCTAATGGTGGAACGGGTTCCAACGCTACTGTCATCTTCTCCCACCCATCgccaaacatccacttaggtGAAATGGCATTGGACCATTccttccattgcctagggaatGCCCCTACCGAGCATAAAGTCTAGCAGTGGAGCTAAttccagttccaatgccactgccACCCTACCCACTCAAAATCAGACATCCACTTAGGAGAGGCAGTATTAGACTTCTCCTTCCACTCACAGGGGGAATGATCATGATCATTCTACTAACTGTGGCTATAAATAAGCAAGAGGGACTCAGTTGGTGGGGGTGGGCAATTGCGGAGAGAAAGAcgagagagaagagagggagggagagagatcaGTCATCCTGGAAGAAAAGGGAAAGTGATAGTAAAAATCAGGAAAGTTGAGTACTGGATCGGCCGAGCATAGCATCACCCGTTGTAGGAAATCCGAAAGCCcaccatacaaatagattgtgagcccaaatacaTCTTAGGCCCAATAAACGTATTCTGGAGGGCACAACTACAAATCCAGTCTAAGAGattaaccacaaaacaatcgcaaatcaaaataaataaaaacaactcaaaccctaaaaattttacatttctCTCTTGCTCTCCGCCTCTCTCTGTCGCTCATTCTCTCTGATTCAATGATTCTCTCATTACCTTTCTCAGTTCTCTCTTGCAACTGAACTAAAGCAAGCAGCAAGCCTGGACGGCTAGAGCCTGGACCGCATCGGCGTCAACGCCTCCCTGCTCCCTCATCAGTCCGCATCACCGTGTCGCCGCCTCCCTCATTAGTCGATTCAGTCCGCCTCCCGAATTTGCTCTCCGCCTCTCTCCCTCATCACTCATAGACTCACCACTCCAGCCGTTCACTTCATCTTCATTCTTTAGACTTCaggtataatttataaattttgggGTCTAGTTTGACTGATTGAATTTGAGTTTGACATTGGGGGCACAGGGCTTGTAATTAATAAGATGAACTGATTGAGTTTGGGCCTGGTTTTTGCATTTTGTAACAGTTTTGGGcttcaagttttgttttttttttttaatgattcagccccttttttttttgggttatagataggatttgttttgtgttttgtgttttgtgttttttttttttttttttgtgtgtgtgtgggtattataaattaataagccTAGTGTTATAGTTTAATagttgtgcttaaatttttgttatgcttgtgcttattttttatttaaaattttaatattgtgtttatatatatatatatatatatatatatatattagttagtggtaatatattaaataagtctttatttatgcaggttgagattgctaaaaacttgttattgtttggtgaaactacaacaataATTTCTCTATAAATcaggttctatttctcatttgctctacacttgaaagttattttttattttagtctttataaatatattgtttgattagaaatgtctactagaaaatatgcatttggatataaaaaacttaaaaaaagaaaaaaaaaagaaaaattaattaagtctcaaaaaggatcaatggataaatttgttattagtaataaacaaaatataacacaaaatttagatgaaaatatcacaaatgagtGAGAAATTCACTAAAAAGAGTTAGAAG
This genomic stretch from Castanea sativa cultivar Marrone di Chiusa Pesio chromosome 1, ASM4071231v1 harbors:
- the LOC142631362 gene encoding expansin-A22-like encodes the protein MSKRIAIDGEIDNNWYDAHATFYGDMTGSETMQGACGYGNLFDQGYGLSTAALSSALFNNGLTCGACFELQCVNDPQWCIKNAGTIKITATNFCPANYSKTQDLWCNPPQRHFDLSMPMFTKIAQYKAGVIPVKYRRVPCIKQGGVRFELKGNLNWLLVLVYNVGGAGDISNVKIKGPNTNWIQMTRNWGQNWQTDTKLIGLTLSFQVTTSDGKMLQFDNVVPRNWQYGQNFQGRFNF